The nucleotide window CTATCTTCCACGGGACGGGTCGCCACGCGGCGTTGACGGTGGGTGCGACGAGGAGGCCGACGGGCCCGAGCGATGCCGCGCCAACGTCGGCGGTACTTGCGAGCGGAATCGGCGGGAATACGTTCTTCTCATCGTAGGTCGCGCGGACGTTCGCTTCGTAGTAACCGCCGGTCGCGCCACGCGACAGGCCGGTGCCGTAGACGTGCAAGAGGTAGACGCCCGTCGACGGGACGGCATCGACGGCGAGCGCCCTCGCGGGGTTCGCCGCGCCGAACGTCTGCGTCGCGATCGTCTTGCCCTGGGGATCGATTATCTCCGCGGAGTACGAACCGGCGCCGTTCGAGGCGTCGCCGGGGGCCCCGGGCGCGGTGTTTCCGGCCGTGAGCCCGACTTCGATCGTGCGTATCCCGTCGTAGACCGGGATCTCGATGAACCTCTCGTACTGCCCGTACTTCCCTGCGGCGTCGGCCGAAAAGGCGCGCGGGAACTCCCGATACGTCGCCGTGTAGAGTTTCCCGGGAACGACGTAACTATCGTCGAAGCCGATGGGGACCTCGAACACCGCGACAAACGGGTCCCAAGTGACGGCGCCGGCAGGCGGGGGAAGGCTTGCGACGGAGAGCACGTGGAGCCCGGACTCGGGAAACGTAAGGCGAAAGCCCACCTTGCCGCCGACGGCCTCGAGGCTTCCCGTCGAGTGAAGCAATTCCCCGCTTCCCGTGGAAAGCGACGCGATGACCGTCGCTCCACTAGTGTCGCCGCGCGTGTCGGCGATGGTCACTTCGAAGCCGGTCGGTGACCAAAGGTTCATCGGGGTCGTGGATTGGAGTGAGACGGACGTGGTGCCGAACGACCGGGTGACGGGCGGGAGGTCTTTTCCCACGTAGTCCTTCACGTTGAGCCCCGCAAGGGGGTCAGGGATACTCGCGTACTCGGCGTCGATAGGTTTGAGCTTGAACTGTTTCAAGCCGTAACCGGATTTGTAGAACCCGCTCTCGCTGGATTTCGCGAAAATGGTCGCCTTGACCGTGGGCCTTTCCGGCGGCAACGTCGGACGCTCCCGTTCGAGGACCTCGATGGAAAGCGGGCTCGTGAAGCGGTAGATCATCTTCACGTTCTGGGGGTCACTACTGTCGGTCTCGAAGTACTGGGGGAGGATCGGCACGTCTATCGACTTGGGCTCGACGGCGATGTCCGCCCACGCGGGCTTTCTCGGGAACTCGAACGTGATGACGATCTCCTCGCCGGGGTTCGGCGCCGTGAAGCCTTCTTGGCTCGCGTCAAAGGTGTAGGTGATGCTTCCTGTGAAGCGAAGCGCCTGCCCCACGCTGGTGTCGAAGGTCTTCCCGCTCACACCTTCGACGTTGATGGTGATTATCGGATTGATGTAGCCGCAGGGGACGCCGCCGCAGGCGGAGGCCGGCGTCACGATCATGGGACCTATGGCCGCGGCTAGCAACAGCATGGCGACGGCTGGTCTCACGTGGTCGCGTTTCAACTGGGGTCGGCCTCGAGTATTTAAAGCACAGTTGTGCGGGATATTTGGCGTTTGTTGTACGGCCGAGCTTCAAGGGAAGACGTACCGGGCTGGATGAGAGCAAAGACCGGGAGCGGGCAACCGTGACGTAGATACAAGTACGTACGCAATCTGGTTGCGGGCATTAAGGGGAAACGCCATTACGCCAGCGTGCCGTCGTTCGTTATCCACGCCACCATCCCCGCGCTCGTGATGCTTGCGAGCCGGCGCTTCGACTGGCGAAAAGTCCTCGCGCTCCTGCCTCTCACCTTCCTTTGCGACATCGATTATTTCCTCGGCATCCACCGCGCCTCACTGCACAACGTCTTCATCCTCGCCGCCGTCGCGGTCCCGATATACCTCATCGATTCGGGAAGACTGCAGCGCCACGCGCACCTGCGCGAAAACTTCTACATCGCGTCCATCTACGTCGCAAGCCACCTCATCATGGACTCATTCGCCGGCGGCATCGTGCCCTTCTACCCCATCTTCAACCAGACGCTCTTCATCGACGTCTCCGTCATCGTCGACACCCGCACGAACACGCCCATCGTGGATGTCGCACCCGGCACCTTCGATGGGCCGCCCACGGTCTCGACGTTCTACGAATTCCTCAACGGAAGCGAAGCCGCGATACTGGTGTTCGTCGCGATCTCCATCCTCGCACTCGTCGTCTTCAAGCGAGGCTCCGTCGTCGAAAGGCACGTGGTGTTGAGACCGCTCGAAAAAGAGTGAGACAGGCCACGAAGGCGAGAATGATCGGCCACCTCCCTCGCACTTTCCGGTGTTAGGGCGCGAGCGTAGACAAGGGTGCGTCCGGGAGGCTGGAGCGCCATAGGCGGAGCAGGGATAAACGCATCATGGAGGATACCGTGAGCGGCGGTTTATTGGAAACCGTGTCCCTGCTCCACTTACCCTTGGTAACCTGTGAGTATGTAAACATTTTGTCAGCACCCCGCGGGAAGAACAACCGGGTCGGTGCCCTCCGCCCCCCTAGGACCCGATCCGTCGGCGCTTGCTGCGAACCGAGCCTATCCCGTCATGTATTCGATGAAGCTCGCCAAAGGCATCCCCTCATCGAAGCGGAGGATGAAATTCCCCCCATCGCTCACAGCCGCCTTCGGGATCCGCTCGTAAAGGACCCTCATCGCCCCCGTGAAACCGCCGGCAGGCAGCGAATAGAACCGCCACGGGTCACGCCCCCGCAGGTTCTTCTTCCGGTAAGCGTAGAGCGGGACTATGCCGGCCCGGCCACAGTCTGTGAGCATCTTCTGGGCCTGCACCTTCATCTGCGTGGTGTTGCTAAGATGGATCGTCATCCCGCTCGAGGCCTTCACCTCGATCGGAAAGCAGATGTCGCCTCGTAGCGCCACCAGGTCCACGCCAAGCGAACCCGCAGCGCGCACCACCATGAAGGGGCGCTTCGCGATCCGCCCGTAACTATCCGCTACATCCTGGTCGAGGGCACCCGTCACCTTCCTCACCACATCCATATCGCCTGACAAGAGGCCCTTGAGTTCCCGTTCGAATACCGAAGACACGGTCGCGGATAGCCCATCTTGCGTCTTTAATTGCACCGTTCCCGCGTGGCGGCTGGGTCCCGCCCGTGAAGGCCTGCGCTCGTCAATTAGACGAGGGCCGACCTTGCACCCCGTTTGGACGCCCCAAGAAAGCATTTAATAGCCCGCGAGACCGATTTGTAATACACAGCGAGGGAAGTATGTTGGAACGGGTTTCTGCGCGTGAGATCATGACGACCTCGCCGGTCACGATCCCCTCCGAGGCCCTCGTTGTCGATGCGGCGAGGATAATGGCCGAAAACGACGTGGGAAGCCTCATCGTCGTCGACCATGGGGCGCCCGTGGGGATAATCACGGAGCGCGACCTCGTCGTGAAGGTGCTTGCCAAGAACAACGGGCATTCGCCCGTGCGCGATGTGATGTCCTCCCCTGTCGTCACCATAGGACCCGAGACCGACGTCTTCGATGCGGCGCGCAAGATGCTACGCCTAGGCATCCGGCGTCTTGCCGTGACCGATGGGACGAGACTCGTTGGCATCGTGACGGAGAGGGACCTTCTCGCCGTGTCACCGACGCTCATCGAGGCGACTAGCGAGTTGGACCGTGTGCGGCCACAGGCGGATTCTGGCCCGATGCAAGGCAAGTGCGACGGCTGCTCGACGCTCTCGGACCGCCTCATGGGCAGAGACGGGCTCCTCCTTTGCGAGGACTGCCTCACAGAAGATTAGTTTGACCGAAAAGGAGGTCGATTGACGTGAAAGCCAAAGATCTGATGACCACCGACATAATCAGCGTCGATAAGGATGAGAAACTCGAAATGGTCGTTTCGACCATGCGGAAAGCCCGCATCAGCAAGGTGCCCGTCACCGAGAAGGGAAAGCTCGTGGGCGTCATCACCGATGGAAGTATCGCAGACGAGCTCGGGTCGATAAAGACCAAGGGGATGCAGGCGTCTGCGCTTCACGCCTCATCCGCGATGACGAAGGAGTTTCACTCCGTAGGGCCGGACGCGGAATTCGGCGACATCATCGAGATATGCAAGAAGGACAACGTGGGACTCCTCCCCGTCGTCGAAAACGGGCGACTCCAAGGGATAATCACGAAGGCCGATATCTTGAAGTTCGTCGACAGCCACGCTCAACTACACACCGTGATGCAACGCACCCTCCACGCGGTACATCCGGGCGAGCGTGTGGTGCACGCGAGGCGCATGATGTTAGACCATGGGATCGAAAGGCTTCCCGTGATAGAACAAGGAAAGGTCGTCGGCATGGTGGGCGAATACGACATCGCCCTGGGGCTCGACGAGTTCAAGAAAAAATACCCCCCTAACCACCAGGCCGCGCAACTCAAGAACTTCCTCGTGGACGACATAATGGTCCGAAACGTGATATCGGCCAGGCCCGAGACCTCGATACGAGACGCGGCGAAGACGATGCTCGAAAAGGACGTCGGGGCGCTCCCGGTCGTCGATGGAACCGGAAAAATCGCCGGGATGGTCACGAGGACGGACCTCATAAGGAGCGGAACGAACTCGAATCACCATAAGGTCAGCGGGCATTAGGCGCCCGTTAGGCCCGCGCCGCTCAGGGAAGTGTTCTAGGCTAGGGTATCAACCGGGTGCGCGAGGTTTCGACCCTTGCTGCGTCGCTCGATGGCCGGCTTCAAGAGCCACAGGGAGCCGAACCCAAGTTCGGAGGACTCGCGAAGCTCGTCCTCCTCTCATCGAATGTCGCTTCGCTCCATTCGATGACCCTTCTGATGAAAAGCCACCTTTGGGAGTCGAACCCAAGACCTTCTGATTACAAGTCAGACGCTCTACCAGACTGAGCTAAGGTGGCAAATGCGTTAATTACGCCGCCCTGTCTCGCCCATTCGCATCTGGTGTCTCGACTCCAGGTCGCGGGAAGCCTGCCTTCGCCGCAATCCTTGCCAAGCCCCACACCTAGATAATCCCTTCGACGTGTCCAAGCGTCAGGATTTCTGGTACCTCCCCATCAACTCGCCCCATGCGAGTACCTTCCCCTCCATCGCCTTCGTGAAATTGGCTAGGTCCGCGCCCCGCGCCAAGGCGAGCGGCTCCGAGAGCGCGTAGGCCTTGAAGAAATACCTGTGGTCTCCTGACGGCGGGCAGGGACCCGTGTACCCGGTCCTTCCGGCGCCGTTCTGACCCTCGTGCGCCCCAAAACCTTCGAGGTCGGCGTCCTTTGCAAGGGACGCCCGTTCGATGGGGAGGTTCCAGAACGTCCAGTGGAGGAACGTGCCGCGCGGCGCGTCGGGGTCGTCCATGATGAGGGCGAGGGCCTTGGCGCCGGCGGGGACGTTGCCGATGGTTATCGGCGGCGAGACGTTCTCCCCTTGGCAAGTGTATTCGCGCGGGATCGGGGATCCTTCGGTGAAATCACTCGACGTGATGGTCAACGCCTTTGGTGAGTCCGTCAATGGGTCCATGGTGACTCCTGCGATCCAGCCGGCGACGAGGATGAGGAGCGACACGAGCGTCGTTTTCCCCCCACGGCCCGGTAGTACTGTCACACGCCCCTGATGGCGCCCGCATGGCATAATCGTCACCATCGCGCCCTTTGGAGGATGCGCGTTCCTCAGGAAGAAGCGCCATCGCTTTTCGCCGACCGCTGCTGCGTCACGGATTATCGTCGTGATCACGTGTGTCCGCGGTTGCCCGCAAGCGGGCGCGGCCCACCAGCGTGCGCCACGGGTATCAAGGATGGATCCGACCTCACCGACCCGATCAGCGTCAATCCGCGAAGTGGATATCGGCGACGAAGTGGCGTTCTTCGGGACTGTAGTTGCGCACTTCGCGGATCGTGCGCACCTCGTGGCGACGCGACGCCCCGGACCGGTCGAGGGCGTATTCCGTCCTTCTTGGGGCGTCGTCGGGCGATGAGATGAAATGGAAGTGCACGACGCCGCCCGGGCGCGTCGCCGAGATCGCATCCTGGAGAAACGCCTCGGCCCCATGCGGCAGGTTCATTATCACGCGGTCGACGCCTCCTTTGAGCGACGTTGCGACGTCCCGTGCGTCGCCCAACACGGCACGAACCTTGCCCCCCACCTTGTTCGCGGCCACGTTCTCGACAAGCAGGGCGTACGCGTCCGGATTGAGATCGACCGCGTAGACGCGCTCGGGGGCGGCGTTCTTGGCGATCATGACGGCGAAAGGCCCGACGCCGGCGAACATGTCGAAGACGACCTCGCCACTACGGACCTGCGAGGTCACGCGATTGCGCTCGGTGGCAAGGCGCGGTGAAAAATAGGCCCGAGCGACGTCCACTTTGAGGTCCAATCCATACTCGCGATGGCGCGTCGTGGTCCGGTCTTCGCCGGCGACGACCTCGACGCGGCGTAGACGGAGTTCGCCTTTCACGCCTTCGTCGATGGCGACGACCTTGGCGTTCTTGTTGGCTTTGAGGAGTGCTTTGCCGATCTCGGCCTTCTGACTTCGAAGCGGCGGCGGTAGCTTGATGATTATTATGTCGCCGATCACGTCGAAGCTCGACGGAAGAAGCGCTCGCAAGGACTCCGGCACGTCGAGGATCTCGGAATAATCGCGCGGAAGAAGGGGCGTCTCCTCAAAATCGAACAGGCCGCTTTCCACCTTGAAGCCGAGAAGCGTCGCACCTTCCTCCACCGGGAAAAGAACGTCTTCGCCCTCCTTCGCCACGCGTAATCCGATCTTCAGGACGCGCGCCTCCACTAGCCGGCGCCGTACCTCCTCCGCGTCGGCGCTGGCGACCCGCACGTAACGCTGGAGCACGAGCCTCGTGATGCCCGGCCTCATTTATATCTTAGGGCCCCTATGCGCCTCGCGTGAGCGGACTCGTCTTCATAGGATTGGGCCTTCACGACGAGAAGGACATCACCCTGCGAGGCCTTGAGGAGGCCCGCTCGTGCGACGCGCTTTTCCTCGAATCCTACACGTCGCTTCAGGCCCCGACCTCGCGAAAAGGGCTTGAGAAGCAAGTGGGAAAGCCCATCACTCGGGTCACGCGAAAGGACGTCGAAGGCGGCGATGCGATCTTGGCGGCCGCATCGCGTGGAAAAGCGGGTCTCCTCGTCGTCGGCGATTCCATGGCCGCGACGACGCACATCGACTTGCGCCTTCGCGCCGAAAAGGCGGGCATACGCACGTCGATAGTGCACAACGCGTCGATAATCACCGCCGCGGCCGGATCCCTCGGGCTCCAGTCGTACAAATTCGGCAGAAGCACGACGCTCGTCATCAGCCGGCCGGGCTTTGCGCCGGAAAGCCCGTACGACGTCGTCGCGGCGAACCTTGCAGCTGGAAACCATACGCTCGTGCTCCTTGACATCGATGTCGAGTCGGGGCGTTACATGACTGCGAACGAGGGACTTTCTCAACTCGAGTCGATAAGCCGCAAGCGCGGCGACGGGCTCATCGGGGAAGATACGACCTGTTGCGTCGTTACGCGCGTCGGGGGCCCGAGCGAGACCGCGAAGGCCGGCCCGCTCAAGGCATTGGCGTCCATGGACTTCGGGCCGCCGCTCCACGCGATCGTCGTCCCGGGGCGTCTTCACGACGTCGAGGCCGAGGCCCTTCGGATCCTGGCCGGTCTTACGACCTTGGGCTGATGGTCGCACACGCCGGGGATGCAACCCCGACGTTCCCTGCCGCCCACGCGCGGCGGAAAGTATTTGATTGTTCCATGTTCCTCATGAAACACATAGGAGGCTGTCGGGGCGACGCCAACGCACAAGGACACCGGCCAAACGTCGGCAGGCGGCCCCTTCGCGGTCCTCGGGGCCGTCGTCATGCTTCTCGGGGGCCTGTCACCGTTGATCGTCGACTCGTCGCAGGCGCATGGCGCCGAACTCGTCGCCGTTCTCCCTTACGAGGCGCTCGGGACGTCGGCCGTGATGGCGGGAAGCGACGTGTTCGTGTTCGGAGGGTTCGACAACGACGCCTCCTATTTCGACTCGATAGTCCGGTTCAACACGACCACCAAGGTCGTGACCACGATGGCCGCGACGCTTCCCGGTCCGCGGGCGTGGACGAGCGCCGTCTGGGACGGTGAAGCGGCCTACGTCTTCGGCGGTTACGGAGCGACCTGCCCCGGGTGCTCCAAAGCGCCGCTGCGGGACATCATCAAGTACGACCCCTCGACCGATACGGCCGTGGAACTCACGGCGGAGTTTCCCACGGGCCGACGCGGGACGAGCGCCGTGTGGAACGGTTCGAAGGCGTTCATCTTCGCAGGGGAGACGCCCGGCGGACTCTCGTCGAGTGTGTCGACCTTCGATCCGGTGACCGGCGTGGTCGCGAGCGCTAGCGGCGCCTTCTCGAGTGGACGGACGGAGACGAGCGCGATCTGGGACGGGCGAAACGCCTACGTCTTCGGCGGCCGCGGGTGCGCCACCTCTTCCGGGTACTGCTCGCAGATCACGAGGTACAACACGACGACGGGCACAACGACCGTGATGGGCGCGACGCCACCGGAGGAACTCGCCTCCACGAGTGCTGCGTGGGACGGTTACGCCGCGCACGTGTTCGGCGGAAGGCGCTGCGACGGTCAATGTTACTATGAGTGGAAGGTCTTCCGGTACGACACGACGACCGGAAGCCTCACGACGGCGCCGGCCGGAAGCATCTACCCACGCTACGGCATCGGAGCGGCCACCGATGGCAACGGCATCTACCTCTTCGGAGGCGGCGTGGAGCAAGATCATTTCCCCGACCCCGTCGGTTACGCGTACTCCACGATCTTCAACTATACCCTCACACCGGCCGGCACGGGAAGTGTCCTGGCCATCGCGGGGCCGGGTCGCGGCGAGACACGGGTCACATGGGGTCCACCCGCCTCTAACACGACGCTCGGCCCCATCACGGGCTACGCGCTCTACCGGCAACCGCCCATCGGGATCTTCTCGCAGATCGCGTCGCTCCCATCGACGGCCAGGTCGTACAACGACACCGGCCTCGGCGACAACGAGACGTGGGAATACTACGTGACGGCCTTCAACTACGCCGGGGAGGGCGAGGATAGCAACCTGGCGTCCGTGACTACCTACGGACTCCCATCGGCGCCTCGAAACCTCGCGGCGGTCGCAGGGCCTGGCCGACTCCAGGTGAGCCTCACGTGGTCGGGGCCTGCGAGTTCGGGCGGCGCGGGGGTCGCCGGTTACACCGTGTACCGGGGCCCCGTGGGCGGACCTCTTTCGAGCGTCGCGCTGGTCCCCTCCAACACTTTCACCGATTCCGGCCTCACGGACGGCGCCTCCTACGAATACCGGGTGTCCGCGAGAAACCTCGTCGGGGAGGGACCGTTGAGTGCGGCGGTTGTGGCGACGGCGTACAACGCCACCGCGCCATCGGCGCCTACCGACCTCGTCGCGATCCCGTCCGGTATCGGCACGGTCCGCCTCACTTGGGAAGCTGCGGCGGACGGAGGTCGCCCGATAACGGGCCACGTCGTTTACCGCGGCCATTTCGTCCCCGCGTGTGCCTGCTTCCTATACGGGCCTCTTGACGCGGGACCGGGGACGCAGTTCACGGACACGAACGTGCCCACGGGCATCTATCAATACAAGGTGGCGGCGCGTAAC belongs to Euryarchaeota archaeon and includes:
- a CDS encoding Holliday junction resolvase, yielding MLSWGVQTGCKVGPRLIDERRPSRAGPSRHAGTVQLKTQDGLSATVSSVFERELKGLLSGDMDVVRKVTGALDQDVADSYGRIAKRPFMVVRAAGSLGVDLVALRGDICFPIEVKASSGMTIHLSNTTQMKVQAQKMLTDCGRAGIVPLYAYRKKNLRGRDPWRFYSLPAGGFTGAMRVLYERIPKAAVSDGGNFILRFDEGMPLASFIEYMTG
- a CDS encoding CBS domain-containing protein, which codes for MTTSPVTIPSEALVVDAARIMAENDVGSLIVVDHGAPVGIITERDLVVKVLAKNNGHSPVRDVMSSPVVTIGPETDVFDAARKMLRLGIRRLAVTDGTRLVGIVTERDLLAVSPTLIEATSELDRVRPQADSGPMQGKCDGCSTLSDRLMGRDGLLLCEDCLTED
- a CDS encoding CBS domain-containing protein encodes the protein MKAKDLMTTDIISVDKDEKLEMVVSTMRKARISKVPVTEKGKLVGVITDGSIADELGSIKTKGMQASALHASSAMTKEFHSVGPDAEFGDIIEICKKDNVGLLPVVENGRLQGIITKADILKFVDSHAQLHTVMQRTLHAVHPGERVVHARRMMLDHGIERLPVIEQGKVVGMVGEYDIALGLDEFKKKYPPNHQAAQLKNFLVDDIMVRNVISARPETSIRDAAKTMLEKDVGALPVVDGTGKIAGMVTRTDLIRSGTNSNHHKVSGH
- a CDS encoding YbhB/YbcL family Raf kinase inhibitor-like protein, whose product is MDPLTDSPKALTITSSDFTEGSPIPREYTCQGENVSPPITIGNVPAGAKALALIMDDPDAPRGTFLHWTFWNLPIERASLAKDADLEGFGAHEGQNGAGRTGYTGPCPPSGDHRYFFKAYALSEPLALARGADLANFTKAMEGKVLAWGELMGRYQKS
- a CDS encoding class I SAM-dependent methyltransferase family protein, which gives rise to MRPGITRLVLQRYVRVASADAEEVRRRLVEARVLKIGLRVAKEGEDVLFPVEEGATLLGFKVESGLFDFEETPLLPRDYSEILDVPESLRALLPSSFDVIGDIIIIKLPPPLRSQKAEIGKALLKANKNAKVVAIDEGVKGELRLRRVEVVAGEDRTTTRHREYGLDLKVDVARAYFSPRLATERNRVTSQVRSGEVVFDMFAGVGPFAVMIAKNAAPERVYAVDLNPDAYALLVENVAANKVGGKVRAVLGDARDVATSLKGGVDRVIMNLPHGAEAFLQDAISATRPGGVVHFHFISSPDDAPRRTEYALDRSGASRRHEVRTIREVRNYSPEERHFVADIHFAD
- the dph5 gene encoding diphthine synthase; the protein is MSGLVFIGLGLHDEKDITLRGLEEARSCDALFLESYTSLQAPTSRKGLEKQVGKPITRVTRKDVEGGDAILAAASRGKAGLLVVGDSMAATTHIDLRLRAEKAGIRTSIVHNASIITAAAGSLGLQSYKFGRSTTLVISRPGFAPESPYDVVAANLAAGNHTLVLLDIDVESGRYMTANEGLSQLESISRKRGDGLIGEDTTCCVVTRVGGPSETAKAGPLKALASMDFGPPLHAIVVPGRLHDVEAEALRILAGLTTLG
- a CDS encoding fibronectin type III domain-containing protein, whose protein sequence is MLLGGLSPLIVDSSQAHGAELVAVLPYEALGTSAVMAGSDVFVFGGFDNDASYFDSIVRFNTTTKVVTTMAATLPGPRAWTSAVWDGEAAYVFGGYGATCPGCSKAPLRDIIKYDPSTDTAVELTAEFPTGRRGTSAVWNGSKAFIFAGETPGGLSSSVSTFDPVTGVVASASGAFSSGRTETSAIWDGRNAYVFGGRGCATSSGYCSQITRYNTTTGTTTVMGATPPEELASTSAAWDGYAAHVFGGRRCDGQCYYEWKVFRYDTTTGSLTTAPAGSIYPRYGIGAATDGNGIYLFGGGVEQDHFPDPVGYAYSTIFNYTLTPAGTGSVLAIAGPGRGETRVTWGPPASNTTLGPITGYALYRQPPIGIFSQIASLPSTARSYNDTGLGDNETWEYYVTAFNYAGEGEDSNLASVTTYGLPSAPRNLAAVAGPGRLQVSLTWSGPASSGGAGVAGYTVYRGPVGGPLSSVALVPSNTFTDSGLTDGASYEYRVSARNLVGEGPLSAAVVATAYNATAPSAPTDLVAIPSGIGTVRLTWEAAADGGRPITGHVVYRGHFVPACACFLYGPLDAGPGTQFTDTNVPTGIYQYKVAARNVVGLGPQSAGAHTVAAR